In Streptomyces sp. NBC_00448, the following are encoded in one genomic region:
- the ribH gene encoding 6,7-dimethyl-8-ribityllumazine synthase yields the protein MSGKGAPELTVKNCGDLRVAVIAAQWHTQVMDGLVDGAVRALRDLGIEEPTLLRVPGSFELPVVAKVLAGRGYDAIVALGVIIRGGTPHFEYVSQGVTAGLTQVSVETGVPVGFGILTCDNEEQALDRAGLPGSTEDKGHEAVTAAVATAAILRSVSEPWR from the coding sequence GTGAGCGGCAAGGGCGCCCCGGAACTGACCGTGAAGAACTGCGGTGACCTGCGGGTCGCCGTCATCGCGGCGCAGTGGCACACCCAGGTGATGGACGGCCTCGTGGACGGGGCGGTCCGCGCCCTGCGCGACCTCGGCATCGAGGAGCCGACCCTGCTGCGGGTGCCGGGCAGCTTCGAACTGCCCGTCGTCGCCAAGGTGCTGGCCGGCCGCGGCTACGACGCGATCGTCGCCCTCGGCGTGATCATCCGCGGCGGCACCCCGCACTTCGAGTACGTCTCGCAGGGCGTCACCGCCGGGCTCACCCAGGTCTCCGTGGAGACCGGAGTCCCGGTCGGCTTCGGCATCCTCACCTGCGACAACGAGGAGCAGGCGCTGGACCGGGCCGGGTTGCCCGGCTCCACCGAGGACAAGGGTCACGAAGCGGTGACCGCCGCGGTGGCCACCGCGGCCATCCTGCGCTCGGTCTCCGAACCGTGGCGGTGA
- a CDS encoding bifunctional 3,4-dihydroxy-2-butanone-4-phosphate synthase/GTP cyclohydrolase II, whose product MTTVTAPHDPWRHRIDSGVPDGPTAVDASDGLDDLDDLVLDSVERAIADIAAGRPVVVVDDEDRENEGDLVVAAERITPQIVAFMMNECRGLICVPMETPELDRLELPQMVESNTESMRTAFTVSVDASGAHGVTTGISAADRAATIRLLADPAARADDFVRPGHVFPLAARPGGVLERAGHTEAGVDLARLAGLRPAAAIVEIALEDGTMARLPELVPFARKHGLAIISIEALIAYRRAEQAEVRREASTRLPTAYGEFRAYGYRVPADGAEHVALVAGDLGDGTDVLVRVHSECLTGDVFGSLRCDCGPQLQTALREVAAAGRGVVLYLRGHEGRGIGLMSKLRAYELQERGRDTLDANLELGLPADARDYAAAAHILTDLGVRSLRLMTNNPAKSAALAGHGLEVLSRVPMPVAAGEHNVRYLRTKRDRMGHELPWLDGEAAVPGTLPETVAGGTTRSSTPGTTTTRSTTGGEK is encoded by the coding sequence ATGACCACCGTGACCGCACCGCACGACCCCTGGCGGCACCGCATCGACAGCGGCGTCCCCGACGGGCCCACCGCAGTCGACGCCTCCGACGGTCTCGACGATCTCGACGATCTGGTGCTCGACTCTGTCGAGCGGGCCATCGCCGACATCGCCGCGGGCCGCCCCGTGGTGGTCGTCGACGACGAGGACCGGGAGAACGAGGGCGACCTCGTCGTGGCCGCCGAGCGGATCACCCCGCAGATCGTCGCCTTCATGATGAACGAGTGCCGCGGCCTGATCTGCGTGCCGATGGAGACCCCGGAGCTGGACCGGCTGGAACTGCCGCAGATGGTGGAGTCCAACACCGAGTCCATGCGCACCGCGTTCACCGTGTCCGTGGACGCGAGCGGTGCGCACGGCGTGACCACCGGCATCTCCGCCGCCGACCGCGCCGCCACCATCCGGCTGCTCGCCGACCCGGCCGCGCGCGCCGACGACTTCGTCCGGCCCGGCCATGTCTTCCCGCTCGCCGCCCGCCCCGGCGGGGTGCTGGAGCGGGCCGGCCACACCGAGGCGGGCGTCGACCTCGCCCGGCTGGCCGGACTGCGGCCGGCCGCGGCCATCGTGGAGATCGCCCTCGAGGACGGCACCATGGCCCGGCTTCCCGAGCTGGTGCCCTTCGCCCGCAAGCACGGCCTGGCGATCATCTCCATCGAGGCCCTGATCGCCTACCGCCGCGCCGAGCAGGCCGAGGTGCGCCGCGAGGCCAGCACCCGACTGCCCACCGCCTACGGCGAGTTCCGCGCGTACGGCTACCGCGTCCCCGCCGACGGCGCCGAGCATGTCGCGCTGGTCGCCGGCGACCTCGGCGACGGCACCGACGTCCTGGTCCGGGTGCACTCCGAATGCCTGACCGGCGACGTCTTCGGCTCGCTGCGCTGCGACTGCGGCCCGCAACTCCAGACCGCGCTGCGCGAGGTCGCCGCCGCCGGCCGCGGCGTGGTGCTCTACCTGCGCGGCCACGAAGGCCGCGGCATCGGCCTGATGTCGAAGCTGCGCGCGTACGAACTCCAGGAGCGCGGCCGCGACACGCTCGACGCCAACCTCGAACTCGGCCTGCCTGCCGACGCCCGCGACTACGCCGCCGCCGCGCACATCCTCACCGACCTCGGTGTGCGCTCGCTGCGGCTGATGACGAACAACCCGGCGAAGTCCGCGGCACTGGCCGGACACGGCCTGGAGGTGCTCTCCCGCGTGCCGATGCCGGTCGCCGCGGGCGAGCACAACGTGCGGTACCTGCGCACCAAGCGGGACCGGATGGGCCACGAACTGCCGTGGCTCGACGGCGAAGCGGCCGTCCCCGGCACCCTGCCCGAGACCGTCGCCGGCGGCACCACCCGAAGCAGCACCCCCGGCACCACCACCACCCGAAGCACTACCGGAGGAGAGAAGTGA
- a CDS encoding nicotinamide mononucleotide transporter family protein, protein MSIVHWLNSQAFTAFDQHVVWSDMIGNLLGLAALALGWRRAMLTWPVQLLSGVVLVAAFWGAHLGGGVGKQFVVITVAVWGWYQWRRGSGGSTGRLAIRFATWRERAVLALATGLGTVAVGSLFLAYPKLSWNPWPDAYIFVGTLAAMYAQARGWVEFWFAWLAVDLVGVPLNFHSGLPFSGLVYIIYFVLVIAGMYAWWQQTRRTAGEQGGPQPRQPVTTAEGATA, encoded by the coding sequence GTGAGCATCGTGCACTGGCTGAACAGCCAGGCGTTCACCGCGTTCGACCAGCACGTGGTGTGGTCCGACATGATCGGCAACCTGCTCGGCCTGGCCGCGCTCGCGCTCGGCTGGCGGCGGGCCATGCTGACCTGGCCGGTCCAACTGCTCTCCGGCGTGGTGCTGGTGGCCGCGTTCTGGGGCGCGCACCTCGGCGGCGGCGTCGGCAAGCAGTTCGTGGTGATCACCGTCGCGGTGTGGGGCTGGTACCAGTGGCGGCGCGGCAGCGGCGGGAGCACCGGCCGGCTCGCCATCCGCTTCGCCACCTGGCGCGAGCGGGCCGTCCTGGCGCTGGCCACCGGCCTGGGCACCGTGGCGGTCGGCTCGCTCTTCCTCGCCTACCCGAAGCTCTCGTGGAACCCGTGGCCGGACGCCTACATCTTCGTCGGCACCCTCGCCGCGATGTACGCGCAGGCCCGCGGCTGGGTCGAGTTCTGGTTCGCCTGGCTGGCCGTCGACCTGGTCGGCGTGCCCCTGAACTTCCACAGCGGGCTGCCGTTCTCCGGCCTGGTCTACATCATCTACTTCGTCCTGGTGATCGCCGGGATGTACGCCTGGTGGCAGCAGACGCGGCGCACCGCCGGCGAGCAGGGCGGCCCGCAGCCGCGGCAGCCCGTCACCACCGCGGAAGGAGCGACGGCATGA
- a CDS encoding riboflavin synthase, whose amino-acid sequence MFTGIVEELGEITAVEDLGDASRFTVSGPVVTEGAKHGDSIAVNGVCLTVVDLPDGAFTADVMAETLKRSSLGALAPGSRVNLERPMALGGRLGGHLVQGHVDGTGTVLERVPGEHWEIVKIALPAELARYVVEKGSITVDGISLTVVDAAADFFTVSLIPTTLALTTLGIKQPGDPVNLEVDVIAKYVERMLGGADRATDRDDDRRTGAGR is encoded by the coding sequence GTGTTCACCGGAATCGTGGAAGAGCTGGGCGAGATCACCGCCGTCGAGGACCTGGGCGACGCGTCCCGCTTCACCGTAAGCGGACCCGTCGTCACCGAAGGCGCGAAACACGGTGACTCCATCGCCGTCAACGGGGTCTGCCTGACCGTCGTGGACCTGCCCGACGGCGCCTTCACCGCCGACGTGATGGCCGAGACGCTCAAACGCTCCAGCCTCGGCGCGCTCGCCCCCGGCTCCCGGGTCAACCTGGAGCGGCCGATGGCGCTCGGCGGCCGGCTCGGCGGCCACCTCGTGCAGGGCCACGTGGACGGCACCGGCACCGTGCTGGAGCGCGTCCCCGGCGAGCACTGGGAGATCGTCAAGATCGCGCTGCCCGCCGAACTCGCCCGCTACGTCGTCGAGAAGGGCTCCATCACCGTCGACGGGATCAGCCTGACCGTGGTCGACGCGGCAGCGGACTTCTTCACAGTCAGCCTCATCCCGACCACCCTCGCGCTGACCACGCTCGGCATCAAGCAGCCGGGCGACCCGGTCAACCTCGAAGTGGACGTCATCGCCAAGTACGTCGAGCGGATGCTCGGCGGCGCCGACCGCGCCACCGACCGTGACGACGACCGGCGGACGGGGGCCGGCCGGTGA
- the ribD gene encoding bifunctional diaminohydroxyphosphoribosylaminopyrimidine deaminase/5-amino-6-(5-phosphoribosylamino)uracil reductase RibD, with translation MATSAEADAMRRAVALSARALGATAPNPVVGCVILDAAGRVAGEGWHQRAGGPHAEVHALLAAGERARGGTALVTLEPCNHTGRTGPCAKALIEAGVARVVYAVADPNRVASGGAYTLRAAGVDVAGGLLGEEAAAVNAAWLTSVRKGRPYVRWKYAATLDGRIAAADGTSRWITSAEARADVHRLRAEADAVVVGSGTLTADDPHLAVRGIDGATQPLRVVVDTRARTTAGVRVLDDAAPTLIAVGKDADTSHLTATGVDVVRLPYAPQGRGVDVAALLAELLARGVRSVLLEGGPTLAGAFVAAGYIDTVTAYLAPALLGAGPAVLTGGGISTIAQALRLDVTGVDRLGPDLRVTAVPAATVASAATPADVPTAPQES, from the coding sequence GTGGCCACCAGTGCAGAAGCCGACGCGATGCGTCGAGCCGTCGCGCTGTCCGCGCGCGCCCTCGGCGCGACCGCGCCGAACCCCGTGGTGGGCTGCGTGATCCTCGACGCGGCCGGCCGCGTCGCGGGAGAGGGCTGGCACCAGCGGGCCGGCGGACCGCACGCCGAAGTGCACGCGCTGCTCGCCGCCGGCGAGCGGGCCCGCGGCGGCACCGCCCTGGTCACCCTGGAACCGTGCAACCACACCGGCCGCACCGGCCCGTGCGCGAAGGCGCTGATCGAAGCCGGCGTCGCCCGCGTGGTGTACGCGGTGGCCGACCCCAACCGGGTGGCGTCCGGCGGCGCGTACACCCTGCGCGCGGCGGGCGTCGACGTGGCCGGCGGCCTGCTCGGCGAGGAGGCCGCCGCGGTCAACGCGGCCTGGCTCACCTCCGTGCGCAAGGGCCGCCCCTACGTCCGGTGGAAGTACGCCGCCACCCTCGACGGCCGGATCGCGGCCGCCGACGGCACCAGCCGCTGGATCACCTCCGCCGAGGCCCGCGCCGACGTGCACCGGCTGCGCGCCGAGGCCGACGCCGTCGTGGTCGGCTCCGGCACCCTGACCGCGGACGACCCGCACCTGGCGGTACGCGGCATCGACGGCGCCACCCAGCCGCTGCGGGTGGTCGTCGACACGCGGGCCCGCACGACCGCGGGCGTCCGGGTGCTCGACGACGCCGCACCCACCCTGATCGCCGTCGGCAAGGACGCCGACACCTCCCACCTGACCGCGACCGGCGTGGACGTCGTCCGGCTGCCGTACGCGCCGCAGGGCCGCGGCGTCGACGTGGCCGCGCTGCTCGCCGAACTGCTCGCCCGCGGGGTCCGCTCGGTGCTGCTCGAAGGAGGGCCCACGCTCGCGGGGGCGTTCGTGGCCGCCGGATACATCGACACCGTCACCGCCTACCTCGCCCCGGCGCTGCTCGGCGCCGGCCCCGCCGTGCTCACGGGCGGGGGAATCAGCACCATCGCGCAGGCGTTGCGGCTCGACGTGACCGGCGTCGACCGCCTCGGACCCGACCTGCGCGTCACCGCCGTACCCGCTGCCACCGTCGCCAGCGCCGCCACTCCCGCCGACGTCCCCACCGCACCCCAGGAGAGCTGA
- a CDS encoding ROK family transcriptional regulator, translating into MTATSAHPGRGASPRTARAINDRLALRLLQEEGPLTAGQLKELTGMSRPSVADLVERLQDSGLIEVVGEAGAARRGPNARVYGIVADRAYVAGLDVRIESIGVEIADLLGRTVARAERPVAAGADPERIVEDGVALLTGTARTAGAAALHTVVFGAPGLIDPGTGRLSPSGALPAWHADFVDEVRRRLGVPVLLENEANLAAVAEQRIAAAGPDGDTFVLLWIGSGVGAGVMLDGRLRRGVSGGAGEVGFLPISPDGALPSAEDCDKGYHGLVGSRGVCALARAHGLSPGSGADAESAASAVRAAVEGGADAFLTEFAERIAVGAAAICAVLDPGRVVLAGEVGEAGGDVLAERVGAAFARLSPLRTSFRVTAVKGGPILRGAVITAMDAAQRDLFAPAS; encoded by the coding sequence ATGACCGCCACCAGCGCGCACCCCGGGCGCGGTGCCTCCCCCCGCACCGCCCGGGCGATCAACGACCGGCTCGCCCTGCGACTGCTCCAGGAGGAAGGGCCGCTCACCGCGGGGCAGTTGAAGGAGCTGACCGGGATGTCCCGGCCCAGCGTCGCCGACCTGGTCGAACGCCTTCAGGACTCCGGGCTGATCGAGGTGGTCGGCGAGGCGGGCGCGGCCCGGCGCGGCCCGAACGCGCGGGTCTACGGGATCGTCGCCGACCGGGCCTACGTCGCCGGGCTCGATGTCCGGATCGAGAGCATCGGCGTGGAGATCGCCGACCTGCTCGGGCGGACCGTCGCCCGCGCCGAGCGGCCGGTCGCCGCCGGGGCCGACCCCGAGCGGATCGTCGAGGACGGCGTCGCGCTGCTCACCGGGACCGCGCGGACGGCCGGCGCCGCCGCACTGCACACCGTCGTCTTCGGCGCGCCCGGCCTGATCGACCCCGGCACCGGGCGGCTGAGCCCCTCCGGCGCGCTTCCCGCCTGGCACGCGGACTTCGTGGACGAGGTGCGGCGGCGGCTCGGCGTGCCCGTCCTGCTGGAGAACGAGGCGAACCTCGCGGCCGTCGCGGAACAGCGCATCGCGGCCGCGGGGCCCGACGGCGACACGTTCGTACTGCTGTGGATCGGCAGCGGGGTCGGGGCGGGCGTCATGCTCGACGGGCGGCTGCGGCGCGGGGTGTCCGGCGGAGCCGGGGAGGTCGGGTTCCTGCCGATCTCGCCGGACGGGGCGCTGCCCAGCGCGGAGGACTGCGACAAGGGGTACCACGGGCTGGTGGGGAGCAGGGGGGTGTGCGCGCTGGCGCGGGCGCACGGGCTTTCCCCCGGGTCCGGGGCGGACGCGGAGTCGGCGGCGTCGGCGGTACGGGCCGCGGTCGAGGGCGGGGCCGACGCCTTCCTCACGGAATTCGCCGAGCGGATCGCGGTGGGCGCCGCCGCCATCTGCGCGGTGCTCGACCCGGGCCGGGTGGTGCTCGCCGGCGAAGTGGGCGAGGCCGGGGGAGACGTTCTTGCCGAGCGGGTCGGTGCGGCCTTCGCCCGGCTCTCCCCGCTGCGCACGTCCTTCCGCGTCACCGCGGTCAAGGGCGGTCCGATCCTGCGCGGTGCGGTCATCACGGCCATGGACGCGGCCCAGCGCGACTTGTTCGCACCGGCGAGCTGA
- a CDS encoding MFS transporter produces the protein MTSSSPPAQWSPAQWSPARVRRAHLTMRAAFAVHGAVQGSFATRIPWIKDHLGLSAGTLGLALVCPAIGSSLMMPLAGRLMHRYGSRAALRVLLGLWCATLALPALAPGLPWLCAALLAFGATSGMADVVMNALGIAVEEHKGKSIMSGLHGMWSAGTLVGAAVGVSAVRVGLDGRVHLALMAAALVVAALLITSGTPDVRPHEDEAAPPRFSLPPKAALVIGAIGFCGVFAEGGSSDWCAVYLKEIAHASPAVAALAYTAFSCTMAASRLVGDLVVRRLGAVRTLRIGGAVSTLGGLLVVLAHTPAPAIIGFALIGVGISTTVPLCFAAAGRRGPVPSQAIAGVATVTYTSGLVAPAAIGGIAGASSLTTSFVLVTVLTLGLVLGAGVVRPTPRKEVAASGVAAPAAPASSPTTGR, from the coding sequence ATGACGAGCAGTTCCCCGCCCGCGCAGTGGTCGCCGGCGCAGTGGTCACCCGCCCGGGTCCGCCGGGCCCACCTGACCATGCGCGCGGCCTTCGCCGTGCACGGCGCGGTGCAGGGCTCGTTCGCCACCCGCATCCCGTGGATCAAGGACCATCTCGGCCTGAGCGCGGGCACGTTGGGGCTCGCGCTGGTCTGCCCGGCGATCGGCTCGTCGCTGATGATGCCGCTGGCCGGACGGCTGATGCACCGCTACGGTTCGCGCGCGGCCCTGCGGGTGCTGCTGGGCCTGTGGTGCGCGACGCTCGCGCTGCCCGCGCTCGCGCCGGGGCTGCCCTGGCTGTGCGCGGCGCTGCTCGCGTTCGGGGCGACCTCCGGCATGGCCGACGTGGTGATGAACGCGCTCGGCATCGCCGTCGAGGAGCACAAGGGCAAGTCGATCATGTCCGGGCTGCACGGCATGTGGAGCGCGGGCACGCTGGTCGGGGCCGCGGTGGGTGTCTCGGCGGTGCGCGTTGGCCTGGACGGCCGGGTGCACCTGGCCCTGATGGCGGCCGCGCTGGTGGTAGCCGCGCTGCTGATCACCTCGGGCACGCCGGATGTGCGCCCGCACGAGGACGAGGCCGCGCCGCCGCGCTTCTCGCTGCCCCCGAAGGCCGCGCTGGTGATCGGGGCGATCGGGTTCTGCGGGGTGTTCGCGGAGGGCGGCAGTTCCGACTGGTGCGCGGTCTACCTGAAGGAGATCGCGCACGCCTCGCCGGCCGTCGCCGCGCTGGCGTACACCGCGTTCTCGTGCACGATGGCCGCCTCCCGGCTGGTCGGCGACCTGGTGGTCCGGCGGCTCGGAGCGGTGCGCACGCTGCGGATCGGCGGGGCCGTCTCCACCCTCGGCGGCCTCCTCGTGGTCCTCGCGCACACCCCGGCGCCGGCGATCATCGGGTTCGCCCTGATCGGGGTGGGCATCTCCACGACGGTGCCGCTGTGCTTCGCCGCGGCCGGGCGGCGCGGGCCGGTGCCGAGCCAGGCGATCGCCGGGGTCGCCACGGTGACGTACACCTCCGGGCTGGTCGCGCCCGCCGCGATCGGGGGGATCGCGGGGGCGAGTTCGCTGACCACGTCCTTCGTGCTGGTCACCGTGCTGACCCTCGGGCTGGTGCTCGGCGCGGGCGTGGTCCGGCCCACCCCGCGCAAGGAGGTGGCCGCCTCGGGCGTGGCCGCCCCAGCCGCTCCCGCCTCGTCGCCGACCACCGGCCGGTGA
- a CDS encoding alginate lyase family protein, giving the protein MRERPETEAGADAVVRSAAGALRTAVAEEAAPPTVVLDGSRLRQARDRLRSGDPETTAALAHLTARAERQLALGPWSVTDKPQTPPSGDRHDYLSQAPYWWPSRPRTAADPDGLPYERRDGLRNPEIDLITDHRGRGAMFDAVQTLALAWYHTGRADYAEHAAHLLRTWFLAPATRMNPHLAHAQAIPGGTDGRPIGIIDFSQQFTSILDAIALLGAGAPGWTEADRAGVHAWCADFTRWLGGDFAAEEAATANNHGTFFDMQLAALQLAVGQPDSARRTVLAARAARIDPQIAADGSLPEELARSRSWHYSTFCLVALTRLAHIGRQVGVDLWSYRNPVGAGILDAVRYLLPAATGRAPWPHPELHFQRFAASDVVRAAAEAGDQAAAEAVPELQAPPGGDLWPLRPSPEQLDPISR; this is encoded by the coding sequence GTGCGGGAACGTCCGGAGACGGAGGCAGGCGCGGATGCGGTCGTACGGAGCGCGGCGGGCGCCCTACGGACGGCCGTAGCAGAGGAAGCGGCGCCGCCGACCGTGGTGCTCGACGGCAGTCGCCTGCGGCAGGCCCGGGACCGGCTGCGCTCCGGCGACCCCGAGACCACCGCGGCCCTGGCCCACCTCACCGCCCGCGCGGAGCGCCAACTCGCCCTGGGCCCATGGTCGGTGACGGACAAGCCGCAGACCCCGCCCAGCGGCGACCGGCACGACTACCTCAGCCAGGCCCCGTACTGGTGGCCCAGCCGCCCGCGTACCGCCGCCGACCCCGACGGCCTGCCGTACGAGCGGCGGGACGGGCTGCGCAACCCCGAGATCGACCTCATCACCGACCACCGCGGGCGCGGCGCGATGTTCGACGCGGTGCAGACCCTCGCCCTCGCCTGGTACCACACCGGCCGCGCCGACTACGCCGAGCACGCCGCCCACCTGCTGCGCACCTGGTTCCTCGCCCCCGCCACCCGGATGAACCCGCATCTCGCGCACGCCCAGGCGATCCCCGGCGGCACCGACGGCCGGCCGATCGGCATCATCGACTTCTCCCAGCAGTTCACCTCGATCCTGGACGCCATCGCGCTGCTCGGCGCCGGCGCCCCTGGCTGGACCGAGGCCGACCGGGCCGGAGTGCACGCCTGGTGTGCCGACTTCACCCGCTGGCTCGGCGGCGACTTCGCGGCCGAGGAGGCGGCCACCGCCAACAACCACGGCACGTTCTTCGACATGCAGCTCGCCGCGCTCCAACTCGCCGTCGGACAGCCGGATTCCGCCCGCCGGACGGTGCTCGCCGCCCGTGCCGCCCGGATCGACCCGCAGATCGCGGCGGACGGCAGCCTGCCCGAAGAGCTGGCCAGGAGCCGCAGTTGGCACTACTCGACCTTCTGCCTGGTGGCCCTCACCCGGCTCGCCCACATCGGCCGGCAGGTCGGTGTCGACCTGTGGTCGTACCGCAACCCCGTGGGCGCGGGCATCCTCGACGCGGTCCGCTACCTGCTCCCCGCCGCCACCGGCCGCGCGCCCTGGCCGCACCCGGAGCTGCACTTCCAGCGATTCGCGGCGAGCGACGTGGTGCGGGCCGCCGCCGAGGCGGGCGACCAGGCGGCGGCCGAGGCCGTACCCGAACTCCAGGCACCGCCCGGCGGCGACCTGTGGCCGCTGCGCCCGTCCCCGGAACAGCTCGACCCGATCTCGCGGTAG
- a CDS encoding helix-turn-helix transcriptional regulator — MDRPELADFLRRCRGRLGPADVGLAGSPRRRTPGLRREEVAQLAGMSADYYARLEQARGPRPSRQMLAALARALRLTADEHDHLFHLAGEVPPREPGGGRHVRPGLLLILDRLHDTPAQVLSDIGDVLAQNAMAAALHGDVSARPPAMRNIVRRMFTDPEGRAALPAEDFERVARSHVAQLRAVVAARPKDPRPAALVADLRAASPLFARLWTDHEVAVRRSDVKRFRHPVVGELTLDCEVLLSSEGDQRLVVFTARPGSESYERLQLLRVVGLQDLSVS, encoded by the coding sequence GTGGACCGACCAGAACTCGCCGACTTCCTGCGCCGCTGCCGTGGCCGCCTCGGACCCGCGGACGTGGGCCTGGCCGGGAGCCCCCGCCGCCGGACGCCCGGACTGCGCCGGGAGGAGGTGGCACAGCTCGCGGGCATGTCCGCGGACTACTACGCCCGGCTGGAGCAGGCCCGCGGCCCGCGGCCGTCCCGGCAGATGCTCGCCGCGCTCGCCCGTGCGCTGCGGCTGACGGCCGACGAGCACGACCACCTCTTCCACCTGGCCGGCGAGGTGCCGCCGCGCGAGCCGGGCGGCGGCCGGCATGTGCGCCCCGGGCTGCTGCTGATCCTGGACCGGCTGCACGACACGCCCGCACAGGTGCTCAGCGACATCGGCGACGTGCTCGCGCAGAACGCGATGGCCGCCGCGCTGCACGGCGACGTGTCCGCCCGGCCGCCGGCGATGCGCAACATCGTGCGGCGGATGTTCACCGACCCCGAGGGCCGAGCGGCGCTGCCGGCGGAGGACTTCGAGCGGGTGGCCAGGAGCCATGTGGCGCAGTTGCGCGCGGTCGTCGCGGCCCGGCCGAAGGACCCGCGCCCGGCCGCGCTGGTCGCCGACCTCCGCGCCGCCAGCCCGCTGTTCGCCCGCCTGTGGACCGACCACGAGGTGGCGGTGCGGCGTTCGGACGTGAAGCGCTTCCGGCACCCGGTGGTGGGGGAGTTGACGCTCGACTGCGAGGTGCTGCTGAGTTCCGAAGGGGACCAGCGGCTGGTGGTGTTCACCGCCCGGCCCGGCTCCGAGTCGTACGAACGGCTCCAACTGCTGCGGGTGGTCGGCCTGCAGGACCTCTCCGTGAGCTGA
- a CDS encoding NAD-dependent epimerase/dehydratase family protein — MRILVTGATGQVGRRFVPRLMQQAGRGGDTVRLLVRDEARAEPLTRLGAEAVAGELRDGADVRKAVDGVDAVVNIAASFRGVPDEEAWAVNRDAALDLGRAAVEAGVHRFVQVSTNLVYGAGRGRPAVEDDQPLSGGRHTGAAYPDSKWAAETGLLALDGLDVRIGRLAFVYGEGDPHLAQVVRWAEEWAGHQRLQMVHHADVGQGLLRLLYAAGLAGRTYNIADDAPVSSVELFWLNGVEPPAEAAGRQVEDPWDGIVSTARIRDELGFRPIHPSVWTARDAGAL, encoded by the coding sequence ATGAGAATTCTGGTCACCGGAGCCACCGGCCAGGTCGGCCGCAGGTTCGTCCCCCGGCTGATGCAGCAGGCCGGGCGCGGCGGCGACACCGTACGGCTGCTGGTGCGGGACGAGGCGCGGGCCGAGCCGCTCACCCGGCTCGGCGCGGAGGCCGTGGCCGGCGAGCTGCGCGACGGCGCCGACGTGCGCAAGGCCGTCGACGGTGTCGACGCGGTGGTGAACATCGCGGCCTCCTTCCGCGGTGTGCCCGACGAGGAGGCGTGGGCGGTCAACCGCGACGCCGCACTCGACCTCGGCCGGGCCGCGGTGGAGGCGGGCGTGCACCGCTTCGTGCAGGTCAGCACCAACCTGGTGTACGGCGCCGGGCGCGGCCGCCCCGCCGTCGAGGACGACCAGCCGCTGTCCGGCGGCCGGCATACGGGCGCCGCCTACCCCGACTCCAAGTGGGCGGCCGAGACCGGGCTGCTCGCCCTGGACGGTCTCGACGTGCGGATCGGCCGGCTCGCTTTCGTCTACGGCGAGGGCGACCCGCACCTCGCACAGGTCGTGCGGTGGGCCGAGGAGTGGGCCGGGCACCAGCGGCTGCAGATGGTCCACCACGCCGATGTCGGCCAGGGTCTGCTGCGCCTGCTGTACGCCGCCGGCCTGGCCGGCCGGACCTACAACATCGCCGACGACGCGCCGGTCAGCAGCGTCGAACTGTTCTGGCTCAACGGCGTCGAGCCGCCCGCCGAGGCCGCCGGCCGCCAGGTCGAGGACCCCTGGGACGGCATCGTCTCCACCGCCCGCATCCGCGACGAGCTGGGCTTCCGCCCGATCCACCCCTCGGTCTGGACCGCGCGCGACGCGGGCGCGCTGTAG